One genomic segment of Rubripirellula tenax includes these proteins:
- a CDS encoding AAA family ATPase, producing MTVLEKPIDVGSVTQSLDGLRRQLNSVLLGKNDAVEMVIACLLAQGHLLLDDLPGTGKTTLAKAIAACIHGKLARVQCTPDLLPSDVTGFSLFNQKTREFEFHAGPVFSDVLLADELNRTTPRTQSALLEAMAERQVTIDAVPYALSPTFFVIATQNPIDSHGAYPLPEAQLDRFAIKLKIGYPDRASQIGILEAATREETQSDASPGVLTLDELARIQNTVRTMTVHPRVREYLVDLVEATHNDASIQLGVSPRGLLLWQRMSQAWAILQGRDFVTPSDVVHVARPVLSVRLLTTTDDVDGVMDRLLDTVPAPEYR from the coding sequence ATGACGGTGCTAGAAAAACCAATCGACGTCGGATCGGTCACCCAGTCGCTCGACGGACTTCGCCGCCAACTCAATAGCGTGCTACTGGGAAAGAATGATGCGGTCGAAATGGTGATTGCTTGTTTGCTTGCGCAAGGCCACTTGTTGCTTGACGATTTACCGGGAACAGGCAAGACAACGCTGGCCAAGGCGATCGCAGCCTGCATTCATGGAAAGCTTGCGAGAGTTCAATGCACGCCCGATTTGTTGCCTTCGGATGTGACCGGGTTCAGTTTGTTCAACCAAAAGACGCGTGAATTCGAATTTCACGCCGGCCCGGTTTTTTCGGATGTACTGTTGGCCGATGAACTCAATCGCACGACGCCTCGCACCCAAAGTGCATTGCTGGAAGCGATGGCCGAACGGCAAGTCACCATTGACGCGGTACCCTACGCCTTGTCGCCAACATTCTTCGTGATCGCGACACAGAACCCGATCGACTCGCACGGCGCGTATCCGTTACCGGAGGCTCAGCTAGACCGGTTCGCGATCAAATTGAAGATCGGCTATCCCGACCGCGCGTCACAGATCGGAATTTTAGAAGCAGCGACGCGTGAAGAGACACAGAGCGACGCTTCCCCAGGCGTGCTGACGCTGGATGAACTCGCTAGAATTCAAAACACCGTACGAACGATGACGGTGCATCCGCGGGTACGCGAATATCTAGTGGACTTGGTCGAGGCGACGCACAACGATGCGTCGATTCAATTGGGCGTCAGTCCACGTGGACTGCTGTTGTGGCAGCGGATGTCGCAAGCCTGGGCGATTCTGCAAGGCCGCGATTTTGTGACGCCGAGCGACGTCGTGCATGTCGCGCGTCCGGTGTTGTCGGTTCGGTTGCTGACGACGACCGATGACGTCGATGGGGTGATGGATCGTTTACTCGATACCGTCCCCGCACCGGAGTATCGATGA
- a CDS encoding transglutaminase-like domain-containing protein translates to MALLSLTAVGALRFPVESRAMFVAEVLAIAVLFIVGLFRFPTSAALLASSIGVVVMPITLAFIARACGSPIAFEMTALTTFGTASLAMAIGSRRTQAMSLVASGFLTLFAVTISDDRYAVVLAMAWMAVCVWHLVANHWERLELCAVQQVRRGTGVRPMSVLAAITLCVISGWGVRDRFAESKRFASGFMPFSGGSHWSDPAARSGVGTGDAAIAAKDHAESFGAVESDLFLESTESTLFDMFSDSIGEPKKKNKWERRQAMTPDQVLEAHAKTAKSEKGGSSFSTDRVPPKKHLNLTDATEKAVIQWAGPTGTRLAMNRYDTFDGVNWTNTANHRQETLSHHVQGNADWFMDPTVAGSFGQSTTRVNQLKVLRLDSTRIPVPMTTTGVHVKEVDRPDFFAIDDDGSFFMPGREKVPPLTVVHVAYAKVMEDELWDGLSRGQPSKMVDLELEDHRLEDYAADWTAGCDHPYEKLRAIVEHLRSEFTFDRSVETEADRPIDDFLRSRRGGDHLFATAAALLARQIGLQSRLVTGFYVRPSAFDVSAGHTNVLPDDVHVWTEVRLDDGRWFEIEPTPGYRQPIYTPSVWLVAAQLTAAYWPHAIAWILAAGLLFATRLFWIELGLVVVYPIGAIVWPKKRTALAMRVLQTRARVAGCPRIAGRPQRDWLLAITATHQQLRDAARQFCDAADRAAFAGTSSSSFEHNASKELLMNLKIRVFRQLCKEESA, encoded by the coding sequence ATGGCACTCCTATCGTTGACGGCGGTCGGAGCCCTTCGTTTTCCCGTCGAATCGAGAGCGATGTTCGTCGCCGAAGTGCTCGCCATCGCAGTGCTTTTCATCGTTGGTCTGTTCCGATTTCCAACTTCAGCAGCATTATTGGCAAGTTCTATTGGCGTCGTCGTCATGCCGATCACGCTTGCGTTCATCGCGAGAGCCTGCGGATCTCCGATCGCATTTGAAATGACGGCGCTGACAACCTTCGGTACCGCGTCGCTAGCGATGGCCATCGGATCCCGACGCACCCAAGCGATGTCATTGGTTGCATCGGGCTTCCTGACACTCTTTGCCGTGACGATTTCCGACGATCGCTATGCCGTCGTGTTGGCGATGGCTTGGATGGCGGTTTGTGTGTGGCACTTGGTGGCGAACCACTGGGAACGACTGGAATTGTGTGCCGTGCAACAAGTGCGTCGAGGAACGGGTGTGCGTCCGATGTCGGTGCTTGCCGCGATCACCCTTTGCGTCATCAGCGGATGGGGCGTGCGAGATCGCTTTGCAGAATCCAAACGATTCGCGTCCGGTTTCATGCCCTTCAGCGGCGGTTCACATTGGTCCGATCCGGCGGCGCGCAGCGGCGTGGGAACAGGCGATGCCGCGATCGCCGCCAAGGATCATGCCGAATCATTCGGCGCGGTCGAATCAGACCTGTTTTTAGAATCGACCGAATCGACCTTGTTCGACATGTTCAGTGATTCGATTGGCGAGCCAAAAAAGAAGAACAAATGGGAACGACGACAAGCCATGACTCCCGATCAAGTCTTGGAAGCCCACGCCAAGACGGCCAAGAGCGAGAAGGGCGGCAGCTCGTTTTCAACCGATCGCGTACCGCCGAAGAAACACCTGAACTTGACCGATGCCACTGAGAAGGCAGTGATCCAATGGGCTGGCCCGACCGGAACGCGACTGGCAATGAACCGCTACGACACCTTCGACGGTGTGAATTGGACCAACACCGCCAACCACCGACAAGAAACGCTATCGCATCACGTGCAAGGTAATGCGGATTGGTTCATGGACCCAACAGTCGCCGGATCGTTTGGCCAATCCACAACGCGAGTCAATCAGCTCAAGGTGCTGCGTTTGGATTCGACGCGAATTCCCGTCCCTATGACTACGACGGGAGTTCATGTCAAAGAAGTCGACCGGCCCGACTTCTTTGCGATCGACGACGACGGGTCCTTCTTTATGCCGGGGCGAGAAAAGGTACCTCCGTTGACGGTCGTGCATGTCGCGTACGCGAAGGTGATGGAAGACGAATTGTGGGACGGCCTGTCACGTGGTCAGCCGAGCAAGATGGTCGATTTAGAGTTGGAAGACCATAGACTGGAAGACTATGCCGCGGATTGGACGGCGGGTTGCGATCATCCCTACGAAAAGCTGCGGGCAATCGTCGAGCATCTGCGATCCGAGTTCACGTTTGATCGAAGCGTCGAAACGGAAGCGGATCGTCCGATCGACGATTTTTTGCGGTCACGGCGCGGGGGCGACCATCTGTTCGCGACCGCCGCGGCGCTGCTCGCGCGCCAGATCGGTTTGCAGTCTCGTTTAGTCACCGGTTTCTACGTTCGTCCGTCGGCGTTTGATGTCTCGGCGGGGCACACGAACGTGTTACCCGATGATGTTCACGTCTGGACAGAAGTTCGTCTCGATGACGGTCGTTGGTTCGAGATCGAACCGACGCCGGGATATCGACAACCAATCTACACGCCATCCGTGTGGCTGGTCGCGGCGCAGCTTACCGCCGCGTATTGGCCACACGCGATTGCATGGATTTTGGCTGCGGGTTTGCTGTTCGCCACCCGTTTGTTCTGGATCGAATTGGGGTTAGTAGTTGTTTATCCGATCGGCGCGATCGTCTGGCCGAAAAAACGCACGGCGCTGGCGATGCGAGTCCTGCAAACGCGTGCAAGGGTTGCCGGTTGTCCTCGAATCGCCGGCCGACCCCAGCGAGATTGGTTGCTTGCGATCACCGCCACACACCAACAACTCCGTGACGCCGCTCGCCAATTCTGCGATGCGGCCGACCGGGCGGCTTTCGCGGGAACATCAAGTTCATCCTTTGAACACAACGCATCCAAAGAGTTACTCATGAATCTGAAGATCCGTGTCTTCCGACAACTATGCAAAGAGGAATCCGCATGA
- a CDS encoding alkaline phosphatase D family protein yields the protein MANQFPLQASADLFRDAGFDRRQFIRAASALSLIPLVQRPALGVAVSNVSFKDYPFSLGVASGDPLADGVVLWTRLAPDPLHGGGMPNENIEVRWEVCSDEAMKKKVAHGMEVASPEFAHSVHVEVSGLKPGHSYWYRFKAGDEVSPIGRTRTAPAIDSMPDRLRFAFASCQHFESGFFNAYYHMANEDLDLIVHLGDYIYEGDAAHGSVRKHVGLEIDSLDDYRNRHAQYKTDTDLQASHAAFPWLVTWDDHEFDNNYAGDISEQTYVEPAAFLIRRANAYQAFYEHMPLRKSAIPRGPLMQIYRGCSWGRLADFDVLDTRQYRSDQPCGDGKSEPCPESLSDKQTMLGPEQQTWLDDRLRQSPAIWNVLAQQVMMGRADRKAGDGIAYSMDQWPGYEVPRRRLMQFLHDQQIRNPVVLTGDIHTNWVNDLKIDFDDDASPTVASEFVCTSISSGGNGGDNRRASDIILAENPFVRFHNAQRGYVRCDVTPKQWQSDYQVVPYVTRKGSPQVTRASFVVEEGKAGAERV from the coding sequence ATGGCAAATCAATTTCCGCTTCAGGCCTCCGCCGATTTGTTCAGGGACGCAGGATTTGACCGCCGGCAATTCATTCGCGCGGCGTCCGCACTGTCGTTGATTCCGTTGGTGCAACGTCCCGCCCTTGGCGTCGCGGTCAGCAATGTTTCGTTCAAAGATTACCCGTTCAGCCTCGGAGTCGCGTCGGGTGATCCGCTGGCCGACGGCGTCGTACTTTGGACTCGCTTGGCCCCGGATCCGCTGCACGGCGGGGGAATGCCAAATGAAAATATTGAAGTCCGTTGGGAAGTATGTTCCGACGAAGCAATGAAGAAAAAGGTCGCCCATGGAATGGAAGTCGCATCGCCGGAATTTGCGCATTCCGTTCACGTCGAAGTTTCGGGGCTGAAGCCGGGTCATTCGTATTGGTATCGTTTCAAAGCAGGCGATGAAGTCAGTCCGATCGGACGCACACGCACGGCGCCCGCGATCGATTCCATGCCCGACCGGTTGCGGTTTGCGTTCGCGTCTTGCCAGCACTTTGAAAGCGGCTTCTTCAACGCCTACTACCACATGGCCAACGAAGACTTGGACCTTATCGTTCACTTGGGCGACTATATCTACGAAGGCGACGCAGCCCATGGATCGGTTCGCAAACATGTTGGCCTCGAGATCGACTCGCTCGACGACTACCGCAATCGACATGCGCAGTACAAAACGGACACCGACTTGCAAGCATCGCACGCGGCGTTCCCCTGGCTGGTCACGTGGGACGATCATGAATTCGACAACAATTATGCCGGCGACATCAGCGAACAAACCTATGTCGAACCCGCCGCATTCTTGATTCGGCGTGCCAACGCATACCAAGCTTTTTATGAACACATGCCGCTGCGAAAGTCTGCGATTCCGCGCGGCCCACTGATGCAAATTTACCGTGGTTGTTCATGGGGACGATTGGCGGATTTCGACGTTTTGGATACGCGACAGTATCGAAGCGACCAACCGTGTGGAGACGGCAAATCTGAACCCTGCCCAGAATCGCTCTCGGACAAGCAGACGATGTTGGGCCCCGAACAGCAGACGTGGCTAGACGATCGACTGCGGCAATCACCGGCCATTTGGAATGTGCTGGCGCAACAAGTCATGATGGGTCGCGCCGACCGAAAAGCGGGCGACGGCATCGCCTACAGCATGGATCAATGGCCGGGCTACGAGGTTCCGCGGCGTCGATTGATGCAGTTTCTGCACGACCAACAAATCAGAAACCCCGTCGTTTTGACTGGCGACATTCATACCAACTGGGTCAATGATTTGAAGATCGATTTTGACGACGATGCGTCGCCAACCGTCGCCAGCGAATTCGTTTGCACGTCGATCTCGTCGGGAGGTAACGGTGGAGACAACCGGCGGGCCAGCGATATCATCCTGGCTGAGAATCCATTCGTTCGGTTTCATAATGCCCAGCGAGGTTACGTACGTTGTGATGTCACGCCCAAGCAGTGGCAAAGCGACTATCAAGTCGTTCCCTACGTCACGCGGAAAGGCTCGCCTCAGGTCACGCGAGCATCATTCGTTGTCGAAGAAGGCAAGGCCGGTGCAGAGCGAGTTTAG
- a CDS encoding trypsin-like peptidase domain-containing protein: protein MHKSIVLFVAMSLTPEIVIAQLPDDSPRMSPLVRVVAQVEPAVVALFIPDPDDNRRFSSGSGTILHPDGYAITNNHVVKGETGLAVLRGKAVRFKVVGRSPEKDLAIIKLRDHQGHLPIVPLGHSHDVLNGETVAVVGNPGGRGTIVTAGIISAKGTHLTSPSALWASQTETKWRDDFIQYDAATNRGNSGGALINMDGELIGVVAALIPGEQNSSFAIPIDRVRRLLERIVEPELIHQRSVGIGLNPLADSALVTSVTSGSPADKAGVHTFDVLQSVDGRPLSNAADWLWTLDACLSGGDAISVVVRRGEQILPIEITPSKSGVVRAAEVPAETELNAGLSFEFFDGEFSVLPDFAQLAQSRKGSVESLDLKAIQGDTEDNFAVKLKGFMKVDDPGLYRVSLNSDDGSRLVFHGDVLINNDGNHPPMTLSRLVRVAAGLHPIEIEYFESSGENVLELKLERLDATKNGVAVPVSVSFMH from the coding sequence ATGCACAAGTCAATCGTGTTATTCGTCGCAATGTCGCTGACTCCTGAAATCGTGATCGCTCAGTTGCCTGACGATTCGCCGCGGATGTCACCGCTGGTCCGAGTTGTCGCGCAAGTCGAGCCGGCGGTGGTGGCTCTGTTCATTCCAGATCCTGATGATAACCGCCGGTTTTCATCCGGCAGCGGAACGATCCTGCATCCGGATGGCTACGCGATCACGAACAATCATGTCGTCAAAGGCGAAACGGGACTCGCCGTCCTGCGAGGAAAAGCGGTGCGTTTCAAAGTCGTGGGTCGGTCACCAGAAAAGGACTTGGCGATCATCAAGCTGCGCGACCACCAAGGTCATTTGCCGATCGTGCCTCTGGGGCACAGCCACGACGTTCTCAACGGCGAGACGGTCGCCGTCGTCGGGAATCCGGGTGGACGCGGCACCATCGTGACGGCGGGCATCATCAGCGCAAAAGGCACCCACCTGACGTCGCCTAGCGCGTTGTGGGCCAGCCAAACAGAAACCAAATGGCGTGACGACTTCATCCAGTACGATGCCGCCACGAACCGAGGAAACTCGGGCGGCGCGTTGATCAACATGGACGGCGAATTGATCGGAGTTGTGGCGGCGCTGATTCCCGGCGAACAAAACAGCAGTTTCGCAATCCCCATCGATCGTGTCCGCCGATTGCTAGAACGAATCGTTGAACCGGAGCTGATCCACCAGCGCAGCGTCGGAATCGGATTGAATCCGCTGGCCGATTCGGCCTTGGTCACTAGCGTGACGTCGGGATCGCCCGCCGACAAAGCGGGCGTTCACACTTTCGACGTTCTGCAATCGGTTGATGGCCGGCCGCTTTCCAATGCCGCGGATTGGTTGTGGACGCTGGATGCATGTTTGTCCGGGGGCGATGCGATTTCGGTCGTCGTCCGTCGCGGTGAACAAATCCTTCCGATCGAAATCACGCCATCAAAATCGGGTGTCGTTCGGGCTGCCGAAGTTCCTGCGGAGACTGAGTTGAATGCGGGGTTGTCGTTCGAGTTCTTCGATGGCGAGTTCAGTGTTTTGCCCGATTTCGCACAACTGGCCCAATCCAGAAAGGGGAGCGTCGAATCCCTAGATTTGAAAGCGATTCAAGGCGACACGGAAGATAACTTTGCGGTGAAGTTGAAAGGGTTCATGAAAGTAGACGATCCTGGGTTGTACCGCGTGAGTTTGAACTCTGACGACGGTAGCCGGCTCGTCTTTCATGGCGACGTCTTGATCAACAACGACGGCAATCATCCGCCGATGACGCTCAGCCGACTGGTGCGTGTGGCCGCAGGGCTGCACCCGATCGAGATTGAGTACTTTGAATCCAGCGGCGAGAATGTACTGGAACTAAAACTCGAGCGACTCGACGCCACTAAGAACGGTGTCGCCGTGCCCGTCTCGGTATCATTCATGCACTGA
- a CDS encoding DUF58 domain-containing protein, producing MTTDFCPWANRFVYWLKEPVGWFVLATAISVMVGLYFSPIGWTLAASLTAILVIGMAWPWVAVRVTRCGLHPETDAVHEGDSCRMVLSVRNRIPLPVWGLAIEGYLDRHMAGETNPTASLACVPPLCTAEFCIDVTPRLRGHYPVTRPQVTCSFPFGIWTARRELPDVNPLTVWPKCYSILGLFPVAGRTNADQGDGSRGGRSGDFVGVRSFRRGDSAKHVNWVASARSDSLVVTERGGPQSVDLDVFIDTSRGASRESLDRRIRVAASVLSSLHQVRVTTRVRLGDRWLTYRLDVRGRRQMLDALASVPVDGETCQPMIPAVSKASITVTGSADGEVAIRISDPQGGRRGGGKTREIVVAMDDDLGIALASLWQEVRDARSAA from the coding sequence ATGACGACTGACTTTTGCCCGTGGGCAAATCGTTTCGTTTATTGGCTGAAAGAACCCGTCGGTTGGTTCGTATTGGCGACCGCGATCAGTGTCATGGTCGGGCTGTACTTCAGCCCCATCGGTTGGACCTTGGCCGCATCCCTGACCGCGATCTTGGTCATCGGCATGGCGTGGCCGTGGGTCGCCGTGCGGGTGACGCGATGTGGCTTGCATCCGGAAACCGATGCCGTTCACGAAGGCGATTCCTGCCGGATGGTGTTGAGTGTTCGCAACCGAATTCCGCTGCCCGTTTGGGGATTGGCGATCGAAGGCTACTTGGACCGCCACATGGCCGGCGAGACGAATCCGACCGCCAGCCTGGCATGCGTTCCGCCGCTTTGCACCGCCGAATTCTGCATCGATGTGACACCTCGCCTTCGCGGCCACTACCCCGTCACACGACCGCAAGTCACGTGTTCGTTTCCGTTTGGGATTTGGACAGCACGGCGAGAACTGCCCGATGTCAATCCGCTGACGGTTTGGCCCAAATGCTATTCCATTCTAGGACTGTTTCCTGTCGCCGGACGGACCAATGCCGATCAAGGCGATGGAAGCCGCGGCGGTCGCAGCGGTGACTTCGTCGGCGTGCGATCATTCCGACGTGGCGATTCGGCCAAGCATGTCAACTGGGTCGCATCGGCGCGATCCGATTCGTTGGTCGTGACCGAACGAGGTGGCCCACAGTCGGTGGACTTGGATGTCTTCATCGATACGTCGCGTGGTGCGTCTCGCGAATCGCTCGATCGACGGATTCGCGTGGCCGCGAGCGTGTTGTCGTCGCTGCATCAAGTACGTGTGACGACACGCGTGCGATTGGGCGATCGGTGGCTGACGTACCGACTAGATGTGCGAGGACGCCGCCAGATGCTCGACGCTCTGGCGAGTGTGCCCGTTGACGGCGAGACTTGTCAGCCGATGATTCCGGCGGTCTCGAAGGCCAGTATCACGGTTACCGGTTCGGCCGATGGCGAGGTAGCGATCCGCATCAGCGACCCGCAAGGCGGGCGTCGAGGCGGCGGCAAGACTCGTGAGATCGTCGTCGCGATGGATGATGATTTGGGGATCGCGTTGGCCAGTTTGTGGCAGGAGGTGCGTGATGCACGCTCGGCAGCTTAA